The proteins below are encoded in one region of Silene latifolia isolate original U9 population chromosome 2, ASM4854445v1, whole genome shotgun sequence:
- the LOC141640754 gene encoding uncharacterized protein LOC141640754, with protein sequence MWTKLDEFKIVVQQGWGKPVAGTTMYQVVRKLKLLKPALKSLNKELFSDIERNVDVAFKLLTDCLPLLNDTINVSLMDQEKQVRESYMLLAGARDDFPKQKAKCDWVKDGDSNCEMFHQAIRKRHLHNKVFQIENSRGMQCNDPVDILQAFVDYYQELLGSNAQTSDFYKHIIT encoded by the coding sequence ATGTGGACCAAATTAGATGAGTTCAAAATTGTGGTGCAGCAAGGATGGGGTAAACCAGTGGCTGGTACTACCATGTATCAGGTAGTCAGGAAGCTTAAGTTGCTTAAACCTGCTCTCAAAAGTTTGAACAAAGAGCTATTCTCTGACATTGAGAGAAATGTTGATGTGGCCTTTAAACTGCTCACTGACTGTCTACCGCTGCTGAATGACACTATAAATGTTAGTTTAATGGATCAGGAAAAACAAGTGAGGGAGTCTTATATGCTATTGGCAGGAGCTAGAGATGATTTTCCGAAACAGAAGGCTAAATGTGATTGGGTAAAAGATGGTGATTCTAACTGTGAAATGTTCCATCAAGCTATCAGGAAAAGACACCTTCACAATAAGGTTTTCCAGATTGAGAATAGCAGGGGTATGCAATGTAATGACCCTGTGGATATCTTACAAGCCTTTGTTGACTATTACCAGGAGCTACTTGGTTCAAATGCTCAGACTAGTGATTTTTATAAGCATATTATCACCTAG